From the genome of Colletotrichum higginsianum IMI 349063 chromosome 4, whole genome shotgun sequence, one region includes:
- a CDS encoding helicase associated domain-containing protein, giving the protein MPKFVPRQRKHKVLAREKAKGNGVIDLDTNTDEILPEDQKRLQEKREQLKAELQGDGVKASGKKAKRLEKYITNKLRKDENREILAKLAQQKVDTSLFSSTKTLGQGKETKRQTLIRTLREKNAGLEVDPDAEELLYEERKDAPEPDSDDSEAEAPKAIKPAPKPQAPGPAQAAAPPPPTSTSVSASVSASSTAPAPVAKPEPQPPASVGSGLKRPLDVDEAGRPVLRKRQKRGGVVSKFSIAEPEKVKDAEDEWGGISNDEDMEDQGSGDNEEESEEESEESSEGSEEESEDDDEDEDEDDDSGNKRQSAFKAWAHAQRNQALGYEPVTPTSTALEIPRPENFQPRPLEQEPLPQELQPTTNLARKAYAVQVTRTPEIQEARLKLPVVAEEQRIMEVIHNNDIVVVCGATGSGKTTQVPQFLYEAGYGSPGSATPGMIGVTQPRRVAAVSMSKRVGQELGDHSDRVGYQIRFEGTTSAKTAVKFMTDGVLLREMAQDFSLKKYSAIIIDEAHERSVNTDILVGMLSRINNIRKGDDKIDPSIKPLKIIIMSATLRVEDMTNNTTLFPTPPPVVEVEGRQHPVTIHFARRTETDYVDEAFNKIIRGHKKLPPGGFLVFLTGQNEIRHLSKRLTEEFGGFTGVSTPKVEISATDAPIEVEDIDFGEVDDADVADFDDGLDDDDNDDHKHEDDKEFEIEGEEGETGPQKMQVLPLYSLLPTREQMRVFDDPPENHRQVILATNVAETSLTIPGIRYVFDCGRSKERQYDRLSGVQTYEIGWISKASASQRAGRAGRTGPGHCYRLYSSAVYERDLPEFTDPEILRMPVDGVVLQLKAMNLSNVVNFPFPTPPNRMGLHQAERLLTYLSAITPAGQITKIGSTMSIFPLSPRFARILLVGHQHDCLPYTIMMVAALSAAEIFVPEHQAIPSLAARDESEFRSNADVIAEDRQANIRRLFNAAHRNFCYLDDRSDAIKLLQVVGEYAHDPTEKWCEDHFVRFKVMKEITQLRQQITELLRANIPAFKNLKYQDRLDAPSDKQVAYLKQMVAAGFIDHVALRADKSAVPPELARKPRRAIDVPYVPLVPLGAGHDADKFVYIHPTSPLSHLSPQECPEFVVYSHLQRATQGADPNKTPKTRMQSLTDVTGGQLASLAKGTPLVSYGKPVKEISSTASKREVWVVPYLRAEGVGGQGWPLPMKKVTQRKVAGKGWVVE; this is encoded by the coding sequence ATGCCCAAGTTCGTCCCAAGACAGCGTAAGCACAAGGTGCTGGCCCgagagaaggccaaggggaACGGTGTCATCGACTTGGACACCAACACGGATGAGATTCTCCCCGAGGACCAGAAGCGCCTCCAGGAGAAGAGGGAACAGCTCAAGGCTGAACTGCAAGGGGACGGGGTCAAGGCTAGCGGCAAGAAGGCGAAGCGTCTGGAAAAGTACATCACCAACAAGCTCCGCAAAGATGAAAACCGAGAAATCCTTGCCAAGCTTGCCCAGCAAAAGGTCGATACCAGTCTCTTTTCCAGTACCAAGACCCTCGGCCAGGGCAAGGAGACGAAACGGCAGACTCTGATCCGTACGCTCAGAGAGAAGAACGCCGGTTTGGAAGTCGACCCCGATGCGGAGGAGCTTCTTTATGAAGAGAGGAAAGATGCGCCCGAGCCGGACTCTGACGACAGTGAAGCCGAGGCGCCCAAGGCTATCAAGCCAGCACCCAAGCCTCAGGCACCTGGACCGGcacaagcagcagcaccaccaccaccaacatcGACGTCAGTATCAGCTTCGGTATCAGCATCATCAACAGCACCCGCGCCTGTTGCAAAGCCGGAGCCTCAACCCCCCGCCTCCGTCGGTTCCGGCTTGAAACGCCCGCTTGATGTCGACGAGGCAGGGCGGCCAGTGCTCCGGAAACGCCAAAAGAGAGGCGGTGTGGTTTCCAAATTCTCTATCGCCGAACCCGAAAAGGTGAAGGACGCGGAGGATGAATGGGGTGGTATCAGCAATGACGAGGACATGGAGGACCAGGGATCTGGCGACAacgaggaagagtctgaggaGGAATCCGAAGAATCAAGTGAAGGGTCCGAGGAAGAGTcagaagatgacgatgaagacgaggacgaagacgacgactCGGGAAACAAGAGGCAGTCTGCGTTCAAGGCCTGGGCCCACGCTCAAAGAAACCAGGCATTGGGCTACGAACCAGTAACACCGACTTCCACAGCGCTCGAGATTCCCAGGCCAGAGAACTTTCAACCGCGGCCTCTCGAGCAAGAGCCCCTCCCGCAGGAGCtgcagccgacgacgaatcTTGCGCGCAAAGCGTACGCCGTCCAGGTGACCAGGACGCCGGAGATTCAAGAAGCGCGCCTGAAGCTCCCGGTCGTCGCGGAGGAACAGAGGATTATGGAGGTAATCCACAACAACGACATCGTGGTTGTCTGCGGTGCCACTGGTTCCGGTAAGACGACTCAGGTGCCACAGTTCCTCTATGAGGCGGGCTACGGCTCTCCCGGCTCCGCCACACCAGGAATGATCGGTGTCACGCAGCCTCGTCGAGTTGCCGCCGTGAGCATGTCGAAGCGTGTTGGGCAAGAATTGGGTGATCACTCGGACAGAGTCGGATACCAGATCAGGTTCGAGGGTACCACATCGGCCAAGACGGCCGTCAAGTTCATGACGGACGGTGTGTTGCTGCGAGAGATGGCGCAGGACTTCTCCCTCAAGAAGTACTCGGCAATCATCATTGACGAAGCTCACGAGAGAAGCGTCAACACGGACATCCTGGTCGGCATGTTGAGCCGCATCAACAATATCcgcaagggcgacgacaagatTGACCCCTCAATCAAGCCACTCAAGATCATCATCATGTCCGCAACGCTAAGAGTCGAAGACATGACCAACAACACCACACTGTTTCCCACGCCACCACCCGTGGTCGAGGTTGAGGGACGACAGCACCCCGTCACGATCCATTTCGCCCGGCGCACCGAGACCGActacgtcgacgaggccttcAACAAGATTATACGCGGTCACAAGAAGCTGCCTCCCGGAGGCTTCCTGGTCTTCCTCACGGGTCAAAACGAGATCCGGCACCTGAGCAAGCGACTGACAGAAGAGTTTGGTGGTTTCACCGGAGTAAGCACGCCCAAGGTCGAGATCTCCGCCACGGATGCACCTATTGAGGTTGAGGATATCGATTTCGGCGAGGTTGACGATGCGGACGTGGCCGATTTTGACGACGgactggacgacgacgacaacgatgatCATAAGCACGAAGACGACAAGGAGTTCGAGATtgaaggagaggagggtgagACGGGCCCGCAGAAGATGCAGGTCCTGCCCCTCTACTCGCTGCTACCCACCAGGGAACAGATGAGAGTCTTTGACGACCCCCCCGAAAACCATCGTCAGGTTATTCTGGCGACCAACGTCGCGGAGACCAGTTTGACGATCCCGGGCATCCGGTACGTCTTCGACTGCGGCCGTTCCAAGGAGCGCCAGTACGACCGGCTCAGCGGCGTGCAGACGTACGAGATCGGCTGGATTAGCAAGGCCAGCGCCAGCCAGCGCGCCGGTCGTGCCGGCCGCACGGGACCCGGCCACTGCTACAGACTCTACTCTTCGGCCGTCTACGAGAGAGACCTGCCCGAGTTCACGGACCCCGAGATCCTGCGGATGCCCGTCGACGGGGTGGTCCTCCAGCTCAAGGCGATGAACCTGTCCAACGTGGTCAACTTCCCGttcccgacgccgccgaaccGTATGGGTCTGCATCAGGCCGAGAGGCTGCTCACGTACCTCTCGGCCATCACACCGGCCGGGCAGATCACCAAGATCGGATCGACCATGTCCATATTCCCGCTCTCGCCCCGTTTCGCGCGCATCCTTCTGGTAGGCCACCAGCACGATTGCCTGCCGTACACCATCatgatggtggcggcgctctcggcggccgagatctTCGTGCCGGAACACCAGGCGATCCCGTCGctcgcggcgcgcgacgagTCCGAGTTCCGGTCCAACGCCGACGTGATCGCCGAGGATCGGCAGGCCAACATCCGGCGGCTGTTCAACGCGGCGCACAGGAACTTCTGCTACCTGGACGACCGGTCGGACGCCATCAAGCTGCTGCAGGTCGTGGGCGAGTACGCGCACGACCCGACGGAGAAGTGGTGCGAGGACCACTTCGTGCGGTTCAAGGTGATGAAGGAGATCACGCAGCTGCGGCAGCAGATCACGGAGCTCCTGCGGGCCAACATCCCGGCGTTCAAGAACCTCAAGTACCAGGACCGGCTGGACGCGCCCTCGGACAAGCAAGTGGCGTATCTCAAGCAGATGGTGGCGGCCGGGTTCATCGACCACGTGGCGCTGCGGGCGGATAAgtcggcggtgccgccggAGCTGGCGCGCAAGCCGCGGCGGGCCATCGACGTGCCGTACGTCCCTCTCGTGCCGCTGGGCGCGGGCCACGACGCGGACAAGTTCGTCTACATCCACCCGACGTCGCCGCTCTCACACCTCAGCCCGCAGGAGTGCCCCGAGTTCGTCGTGTACTCGCACCTGCAGCGGGCGACGCAAGGGGCGGACCCGAACAAGACGCCCAAGACGAGGATGCAGTCGCTTACGGATGTGACGGGCGGGCAGCTCGCGAGCCTGGCCAAGGGGACGCCACTCGTGAGCTACGGCAAGCCGGTCAAAGAGAtatcgtcgacggcgagcaaGCGCGAGGTCTGGGTGGTGCCGTACCTGAGGGCCGAAGGCGTCGGCGGTCAAGGGTGGCCGTTGCCGATGAAGAAGGTCACGCAGCGCAAGGTCGCTGGAAAGGGGTGGGTTGTAGAATGA
- a CDS encoding short chain dehydrogenase, translating to MFTSQLPPSSPPSFLLDAGSLHHKNIPMVLQQHRSAQETNEALIDDCLSVLRAIEMKMTTLFQGVAVVTGAASGIGRQVAISFAREGCRRIALLDRDEDGALETARMCREANGETRTFVMEIDNRNEEDVTACMESVVEEWGRIDYAVNCAGMFGPLAPSHLLTPAEFDDITATNYRGTWLCSRAELTYMIKQEPMKTHDGRPGNRGVIVNVASNLSLVSRSETREFPLSPPIFRRKEAIVETKTSPLTAAYSASKAAILSMTRSDAVDRLTDQYAKYNIRVNCVCPGIIDTPMTSEVSPNDPIISVAPMKRKGTPQEVADAVLFLCSSKATFIQGASLSVDGGYVIT from the exons ATGTTCACGAGCCAGCTACCACCCTCATCTCCACCGTCGTTCCTCTTGGACGCAGGCTCTTTACACCATAAAAACATCCCAATGGTCTTGCAGCAGCATAGATCGGCCCAGGAAACCAACGAAGCTCTCATCGACGACTGCCTGAGTGTCTTGCGTGCCATtgagatgaagatgacgacgcTCTTCCaaggcgtcgccgtcgtcacaGGTGCCGCTTCCG GGATCGGCCGCCAGGTCGCCATCTCCTTCGCTCGCGAGGGGTGCAGGCGCatcgccctgctcgacagagacgaggacggcgccctcgagacgGCCCGCATGTGCCGGgaggccaacggcgagacGCGCACCTTTGTCATGGAGATTGACAACCGCAACGAAGAGGACGTGACGGCCTGCATGGAGAGCGTAGTGGAGGAGTGGGGGCGCATCGACTACGCCGTAAACTGTGCCG GAATGTTCGGCCCGCTGGCGCCGTCGCATCTCTTGACGCCGGCCGAGTTTGACGACATCACGGCCACCAACTACCGCGGTACCTGGCTCTGCTCCCGGGCCGAGCTGACGTACATGATCAAGCAGGAGCCCATGAAGACGCACGACGGCAGGCCGGGCAACAGAggcgtcatcgtcaacgTCGCGAGCAACCTGAGTCTGGTCAGCCGGTCCGAGACGCGTGAGTTCCCACTGTCCCCTCCCATTTTTCGAAGAAAAGAAGCCATCGTCGAAACTAAGACTTCTCCTCTTACAGCGGCTTACAGCGCCTCAAAAGCGGCCATACTGAGCATGACGAGGagtgacgccgtcgac AGGCTCACCGATCAGTATGCGAAATACAACATCCGCGTCAACTGCGTCTGCCCAGGAATCATCGA CACGCCGATGACAAGCGAGGTATCGCCAAACGACCCGATCATTTCCGTGGCGCCGATGAAGCGCAAGGGTACGCCGCAGgaggtcgccgacgccgtgctgTTTCTCTGCAGCTCCAAGGCGACTTTTATCCAGGGTGCCTCACTGTCCGTCGATGGGGGCTACGTGATCACCTAG
- a CDS encoding NmrA-like family protein, which yields MEPTLKILVVGATGRTGSATISALASLPRAPAILALTRSPSSPKAQSLLAYPSVTLVQGAPTDPAPIFAAHGPISAVYLVTVPPADEAQAAALVDAAIAHRVPHIVFSSVDRGGDEASWGNPTAVPHFAAKHHAELYLRDRTRGTATRWTILRPTGFMDNYGPSPAALMGPLMAGLWATMPPGRTMQLVSARDIGLFAARALAGGPRGEWADRALGLAGDEISFAEADEVFHRVVGRAMPRTWAGVGTVARWAFEDAGRSMEWFETEGYKADVGRLREMEPRLQTWETWLRESSGWVKGD from the coding sequence ATGGAACCAACGCTGAagatcctcgtcgtcggcgcgaCGGGCCGCACAGGCAGCGCAACCATCTCggccctcgcctccctccctcgcGCCCCCGCGATCCTCGCATTGACGCGCTCCCCGTCCTCTCCGAAAGCCCAATCCCTCCTCGCGTACCCCTCCGTGACCCTCGTCCAAGGCGCGCCCACGGACCCGGCCCCGATCTTCGCCGCCCACGGCCCCATCTCCGCCGTCTACCTCGTCACCGTGccgcccgccgacgaggcccaggccgcggccctcgtcgacgcggccATCGCGCACCGCGTCCCGCACATCGTCTTCTCCAGCGTcgaccgcggcggcgacgaggcctcgTGGGGGAACCCGACGGCCGTCCCGCACTTCGCCGCCAAGCACCACGCCGAGCTGTACCTCCGTGATCGCACCCGCGGCACCGCCACGCGGTGGACGATCCTGCGGCCGACGGGCTTCATGGACAACTACGGcccctccccggcggcgCTCATGGGCCCCCTCATGGCGGGGCTGTGGGCGACCATGCCGCCCGGGCGGACGATGCAGCTCGTCAGCGCGCGGGACATCGGGCTGTTCGCGGCGCGGGCGTTGGCGGGCGGCCCGAGAGGGGAGTGGGCCGACAGGGCGCTGGGGCTGGCGGGGGACGAGATCAGCTTTGCCGAGGCAGACGAGGTGTTCCACAGGGTCGTCGggcgggcgatgccgaggacctGGGCCGGGGTCGGGACCGTCGCGAGATGGGCTTTCGAGGACGCCGGGAGGAGCATGGAGTGGTTCGAGACGGAAGGGTATAAGGCTGACGTTGGGCGGCTGAGGGAGATGGAGCCAAGGTTGCAGACTTGGGAGACGTGGTTGAGGGAGAGTAGCGGATGGGTAAAGGGGGACTGA
- a CDS encoding MED6 mediator sub complex component, protein MANPIDPPLDEIQWRAPEIAASMQGIHSNSVLFYFAESPFFDRQSNNAVITNQAMFNPALLKNLATREAFEGELDKMSGLEFRVLHAPADMVTGTGVWTIVKQTRQKNIDRNRMETRPLAYYFVVGENIYQAPTLGDILSSRIESIAEAMRKVLPATDSVRKWTPSLGHVYTQPTPPSALSRATASKEGGDTPMADGTTANATTTAAAAAAKSATAAKKDSTKNALDRLAEESFLIHMRHGGDYFDENPITGRPGDFHFASTGRKDKIAPPPPPATATSSTTTQQPPKPAVNTKLAEEAKKDGKEGKSPRTPTVPKPKRKKSKIATPATTPGPSS, encoded by the exons ATGGCCAACCCGATTGACCCGCCTCTGGATGAGATCCAATGGCGCGCGCCCGAGATCGCGGCATCGATGCAGGGCATCCACTCCAACAGCGTGCTCTTCTACTTTGCCGAGTCACCCTTCTTCGACCGCCAGTCCAACAACGCCGTCATCACGAACCAGGCCATGTTCAACCCAGCGCTCCTCAAGAACCTCGCTACGCGCGAGGCCTTcgagggcgagctcgacAAGATGAGCGGCCTCGAGTTCCGCGTCCTGCACGCGCCGGCCGACATGGTGACGGGTACGGGTGTCTGGACCATTGTCAAGCAGACGAGACAGAAGAACATTGACCGGAACCGAATGGAGACAAGGCCGTTGGCGTATTATTTCGTGGTCGGCGAGAACATCTACCAGGCCCCGACACTGGGCGACATTCTCAGCTCAAGAATT GAATCCATTGCGGAGGCCATGCGAAAGGTCCTTCCCGCCACAGACAGCGTGCGGAAATGGACGCCCTCGCTGGGCCACGTCTACACCCAACCGACGCCCCCATCGGCGCTCTCCCGCGCGACGGCCTCCAAGGAAGGCGGCGACACTCCCATGGCCGACGGCACCACCGCTAACGCCACCACtaccgccgcggcggcggcggcaaagtcggccacggccgccaagaaggaCTCGACCAAGAACGCGCTCGACCGGCTTGCCGAGGAGTCGTTCCTGATCCACATGCGCCACGGCGGTGACTACTTTGATGAGAACCCCATCACGGGACGGCCCGGCGACTTCCACTTCGCCAGTACGGGGCGCAAGGACAAGAtcgcgccgcctccgccgccggccacggccacgtcgtcgacgacgacacaacagccgccgaagccggccgtCAACACGAagctggcggaggaggcgaagaaggacggGAAGGAGGGCAAGAGCCCTAGGACGCCTACGGTGCCGAAAcccaagaggaagaagagcaagatcgcgacgccggcgacgacgcctgGTCCATCTTCGTGA
- a CDS encoding Kinase phosphorylation protein, producing MDLLSSVRKSGSRGGVNFSWDEVANSAHRENYLGHSLKAPVGRWQKGRDLNWYAKGDDAAGAREGETEQERAERERKEELRKVKEAEEDALARALGLPVPQRDTSGANAVEVSGIRGIGAVGAATAAGDNPVEEEQQQKKGGLVVSEKRERRDRDEERERRRRRSRSRSPRRERRRDGGERRRDDGERRRSRERERGGEERRRRGEGRDHDRERGGRDEGRERRHHRRARSRSHDREPREHRRRSRSREGRGAPSGGRRRSPDERRR from the coding sequence ATGGACCTCCTCTCGAGCGTCCGCAAGTCCGGCtcccgcggcggcgtcaactTCAGCTGGGACGAGGTCGCCAACTCGGCCCATCGCGAGAACTACCTTGGCCACAGCCTCAAGGCCCCTGTTGGCCGCTGGCAAAAGGGCCGCGACCTCAACTGGTACGCCAAGggggacgacgccgccggcgcgcgcgagggcgagacGGAGCAGGAGCGGGCAGAGCGCGAGCGCAAGGAAGAGCTGCGGAAGGTTAAGGAGGCTGAGGAGGACGccctcgcgcgcgcgctggGGCTTCCCGTGCCGCAGAGGGACACCTCAGGCGCCAACGCCGTGGAGGTCAGCGGGATCAGGGGGATCGGCGCGGtgggggcggcgacggcggcgggcgacaACCctgtggaggaggagcagcagcagaagaagggcgggctcgtcgtttcggagaagagggagcGGAGAGATCGcgacgaggagagggagaggagaaggcgacggAGTCGGAGTCGAAGCCCAAGACGGGAAAGGAGGCGAGACGGTGGGGAGAGGAGGCGAGATGATGGGGAGAGGAGACGGAGCCGCGAGAGAGAGCGTGGTGGGGAggagaggcggcggaggggcgAGGGACGGGATCACGATCGCGAGCGCGGGGGTCGCGACGAAGGGCGGGAGAGACGGCACCATCGCCGCGCGAGGAGTCGGAGCCACGACCGCGAGCCGAGGGAGCATCGTCGGCGGAGCAGGAGTCGCGAGGGACGCGGAGCGCCCTCTGGGGGTCGACGCCGCAGCCCGGACGAGCGTCGACGATGA
- a CDS encoding Hus1-like protein, with amino-acid sequence MDFIFDSYHIQSAEEHNTINLELPLQPLQRALRSALNSTSASLRLTKKDGIPVLSLTITTTTNASAGSGLPGRGNSAYAGLENDPFDDDDQGFAAEHLETSLRREREKIITQDIPVRVLHPETVETIMQPTVRETDVHITMPPLLQLKAISDRFTKLALASGTSSRVSPKLELSANMFGNLKLRIVTEAVDVSSTWSGLVNPELDPTQLEMPVEEHPSVKFKEAGPDKWATVRVDGKDWSRVLSVGRLEGRVVAAFADDHALILYVYVPQYDDASADDAVLTYYVTSFST; translated from the exons ACAGCTATCACATCCAGTCGGCCGAGGAACATAACACCATCAACCTGGAGCTACCCCTGCAACCCCTCCAACGCGCGCTGCGCTCCGCACTCAAcagcacctcggcctcgctgcGTCTTACCAAAAAGGACGGCATCCCTGTGCTCTCCTTGAcaatcaccaccaccaccaacgcGTCGGCGGGCTCCGGCCTGCCCGGCCGCGGCAACTCGGCCTACGCTGGCCTCGAGAACGACCCCTttgatgacgatgaccaAGGTTTTGCCGCCGAGCACCTGGAGACCTCCCTGCGCCGCGAGCGCGAGAAGATCATCACCCAGGACATCCCCGTGCGCGTGCTGCACCCGGAGACGGTAGAGACCATCATGCAGCCTACGGTGCGCGAGACGGATGTGCACATCACCATGCCGCCCTTGCTGCAGCTCAAGGCCATCTCGGACCGGTTCACCAAGCTCGCCCTCGCGTCCGGCACGAGCTCCCGCGTGAGCCCCAAGCTGGAGCTCAGCGCCAACATGTTTGGGAATCTGAAGCTGCGCATCGTGACGGAAGCCGTCGACGTCTCGAGCACGTGGTCGGGCTTGGTCAACCCGGAGCTGGACCCTACGCAGCTGGAGATGCCGGTCGAGGAGCACCCGAGCGTCAAGTTCAAGGAGGCCGGCCCTGACAAATGGGCGACAGTGAGGGTCGACGGAAAGGACTGGAGCCGTGTTTTGAGCGTGGGGAGGCTGGAGGGTAGGGTCGTGGCGGCTTTCGCCGACGACCATGCCTTGATATTATATGTCTACGTACCGCAGTACGATGACGCTTCGGCGGATGATGCTGTTCTGACT TACTATGTAACATCCTTCAGCACGTAA